A genomic region of Caulobacter sp. NIBR2454 contains the following coding sequences:
- a CDS encoding glutamate racemase, protein MSIGVFDSGVGGLSVHRALVERLPAADFIYLADQANAPYGGRGGEEIVDLTRAGCERLFDAGADLIVLACNTASAIALRRLQQTWLPDYRKAKGKPLNILGIIVPTIEAATGMPWEHEAERRGEKIEKLDILGVFSTQGTTNSRVYEIEIDKRRQDVAVFSEACPNLVPLIEGNAGVVELAKEIDERVASLTRRIGRAPDRAILGCTHYEIVADLFRAALPPGTPLIHQPGATADALERYLARHPELDPGTGGGRRFLTTGKPGPQNGLVETFWGGPVSFEAA, encoded by the coding sequence ATGTCCATCGGCGTGTTCGATTCCGGCGTAGGGGGCCTCAGCGTCCACCGCGCCCTCGTGGAGCGGCTTCCCGCCGCTGACTTCATCTATCTGGCCGACCAGGCCAACGCCCCCTATGGCGGTCGCGGGGGCGAGGAGATCGTCGACCTGACCCGCGCGGGGTGCGAGCGCCTGTTCGACGCCGGCGCCGACCTGATCGTCCTGGCCTGCAACACCGCCAGCGCCATCGCCCTGCGCCGCCTGCAGCAGACCTGGCTGCCTGACTATCGCAAGGCCAAGGGCAAGCCCCTCAACATCCTCGGCATCATTGTGCCCACCATCGAGGCGGCCACCGGCATGCCCTGGGAGCACGAGGCCGAGCGCCGCGGCGAAAAGATCGAAAAGCTCGACATCCTCGGCGTCTTCTCGACCCAGGGCACCACCAACAGCCGTGTCTATGAGATCGAGATCGACAAGCGCCGGCAGGACGTAGCGGTCTTTTCCGAGGCCTGCCCCAATCTGGTGCCCCTCATCGAGGGCAACGCCGGCGTGGTGGAGCTGGCCAAGGAGATCGACGAGCGGGTGGCCAGCCTGACGCGCCGCATCGGCCGTGCGCCCGACCGCGCCATCCTGGGCTGCACCCACTACGAGATCGTCGCCGACCTGTTCCGCGCCGCATTGCCGCCGGGCACGCCGCTGATCCACCAGCCGGGCGCCACCGCCGACGCGCTGGAACGCTACCTGGCCCGCCACCCCGAACTCGACCCCGGAACCGGCGGCGGCCGTCGCTTCCTCACCACCGGCAAGCCCGGTCCGCAGAACGGCCTGGTCGAAACCTTCTGGGGCGGCCCAGTGAGTTTCGAGGCGGCTTAG
- a CDS encoding fatty acid desaturase family protein has translation MAVAARVNPKDFFTPDEWAPLSARSSWKGLALVAHAWIVILAAGAVFVAWPNPLTFALMVMITGTRQLGLAILMHDAAHGCLHKNLKVNDWVGQWLCAAPVGGALVSYRNYHLTHHKFAQQAEDPDLVLSAPFPTTRASLRRKIVRDLTGQTFFKQRFGPLLARLKKREHGQPAGAIFATEAARSGVFLAFNLGLLAVLALAGYWWAYFVCWLLPLATWFPLVTRLRNIAEHALVKKDEADPLRHARTTHANWIERALIAPYWVNFHGEHHMFMHLPCWSLPRANRLLAGKGVTGGMLTAPGYLTVLKAASAA, from the coding sequence ATGGCCGTCGCAGCCCGCGTGAACCCCAAGGACTTCTTCACCCCCGACGAATGGGCGCCCCTGTCGGCGCGCTCGTCGTGGAAGGGGCTGGCCCTGGTCGCCCATGCCTGGATCGTGATCCTGGCGGCGGGCGCGGTGTTCGTGGCTTGGCCCAACCCGCTGACCTTTGCCCTGATGGTGATGATCACGGGCACGCGTCAGTTGGGCTTGGCGATCCTGATGCATGACGCCGCCCACGGCTGTCTGCACAAGAACCTGAAGGTCAATGACTGGGTCGGTCAGTGGCTGTGCGCCGCGCCGGTGGGCGGCGCCCTGGTCAGCTACCGCAACTATCACCTTACCCATCACAAGTTCGCCCAGCAGGCGGAGGACCCGGACCTGGTTTTGTCCGCCCCCTTCCCCACCACCCGCGCATCCCTGCGCCGCAAAATCGTCCGAGACCTGACGGGACAGACCTTCTTCAAGCAGCGGTTCGGGCCGCTGCTGGCGCGGCTGAAGAAGCGCGAGCATGGCCAGCCGGCGGGCGCGATCTTCGCCACCGAAGCGGCGCGGTCGGGGGTGTTCCTGGCGTTCAATCTGGGGCTGCTCGCGGTCCTCGCCCTGGCCGGATACTGGTGGGCCTATTTCGTGTGCTGGCTGCTGCCGCTGGCCACGTGGTTTCCGCTGGTCACCCGCCTGCGCAACATCGCCGAGCATGCGCTGGTCAAGAAGGACGAGGCTGATCCCCTGCGCCATGCGCGGACCACTCACGCCAACTGGATCGAGCGCGCGCTGATCGCCCCGTACTGGGTCAATTTCCACGGCGAGCACCACATGTTCATGCACCTGCCATGCTGGAGCCTGCCGCGCGCCAACCGCCTGCTGGCCGGCAAGGGTGTGACCGGCGGCATGCTGACCGCGCCGGGCTATCTGACCGTGCTGAAGGCCGCTTCCGCCGCGTGA
- a CDS encoding class I SAM-dependent methyltransferase encodes MIVPTLEGRRAFILENTRLQAPPHTPELSLHLADEITPIWRMTEEALEEIGLPPPFWAFAWAGGQALARYVLDHPELVRGKTVVDFATGSGLVAIAAMKAGAASVLAADIDVFCQAAVELNAEANGVSVAFTDRDLLEAPPPSADVFLAGDVTYEKPMTEAVMAWLAQARGAGAQVLVGDPGRTYFPKSGLEKLAEYQVPTTRELEDMAVKKTSVWTLP; translated from the coding sequence GTGATCGTCCCCACCCTGGAAGGCCGCCGCGCCTTTATCCTTGAGAATACGCGCCTGCAGGCGCCGCCGCACACGCCGGAGCTGTCGCTGCATCTGGCCGACGAGATCACCCCCATCTGGCGCATGACCGAAGAGGCGCTGGAGGAGATCGGCCTGCCGCCGCCGTTCTGGGCCTTCGCGTGGGCGGGCGGGCAGGCCCTGGCGCGCTATGTGCTGGATCACCCGGAGCTGGTGCGTGGCAAGACGGTGGTGGATTTCGCCACCGGCTCGGGCCTGGTGGCCATCGCGGCGATGAAGGCCGGGGCGGCGAGCGTTCTGGCCGCCGACATCGACGTCTTCTGTCAGGCGGCGGTCGAACTGAACGCCGAAGCCAACGGCGTGTCGGTTGCTTTCACGGACCGCGACCTGCTGGAAGCGCCGCCGCCTTCGGCCGATGTCTTTCTGGCCGGGGACGTGACCTACGAGAAGCCGATGACCGAAGCGGTCATGGCCTGGCTGGCCCAGGCGCGGGGAGCCGGGGCGCAGGTGCTGGTCGGCGATCCGGGCCGGACCTACTTCCCCAAGAGCGGACTTGAGAAGCTGGCCGAGTATCAGGTGCCGACCACGCGGGAACTGGAAGACATGGCGGTCAAAAAGACATCCGTCTGGACTCTGCCGTGA
- a CDS encoding intermediate filament-like cell shape determinant CreS codes for MRLLSKSGARGGKNVTRIESGLERDVEAEGSSDRLVEATQAIGQRYESIHGGLDGIERVLDHLRAIEPLLAEVRKPVTEEFEARRAEHAELLSLRTAHDAALDNIDDLQTRERDLSIRVASVESTLGESEAIRQSQESQLEENALELDRLRNQLLQTELRAGSLDANLRDVSARAEHLDQDCTALRAQAQESEVRRNEAENALARATQDFSLASEENGVLKKRLDYANGEVSRLARVEAELETQIASERARALADQTEATRNIRGLEGQVEAARSDAAALQARFETAVVRADKLEELNTQLSQRLGEIGAAHQAAERRASELQVAVDRALERIRSLEEEADGLRHRHASLDTARAAAIERADQLAKTVQAQEKALKRGEERAAQLRARFETLQAAQDQAAREHAERASEMQSELERIRAEAAVNSGALESARRDRARLQMALLGGGDQDDDRAAG; via the coding sequence ATGCGACTGCTTTCGAAGTCTGGCGCGCGGGGCGGCAAGAACGTCACGCGTATCGAATCTGGTCTTGAGCGGGACGTCGAAGCCGAGGGCTCGTCCGACCGTCTGGTCGAGGCCACCCAGGCCATCGGGCAGCGCTATGAATCGATCCACGGCGGCCTCGACGGCATCGAGCGGGTCCTGGATCACCTGCGCGCCATCGAGCCGCTGCTGGCCGAGGTCCGCAAGCCGGTCACCGAGGAATTCGAAGCCCGCCGGGCTGAACATGCCGAGCTGCTGAGCCTGCGCACCGCGCATGACGCCGCGCTCGACAACATCGATGATCTGCAGACCCGCGAACGGGACCTGTCGATCCGCGTCGCCAGCGTCGAATCCACGCTGGGCGAATCCGAAGCCATTCGCCAGAGCCAGGAATCACAGCTCGAGGAGAACGCCCTCGAACTGGACCGCCTGCGCAACCAGCTGCTGCAAACCGAGCTGCGCGCTGGCTCGCTGGACGCCAATCTGCGCGACGTGTCGGCCCGCGCCGAACACCTCGACCAGGACTGCACCGCCTTGCGCGCCCAGGCCCAGGAAAGCGAAGTCCGCCGCAACGAGGCCGAGAACGCCCTGGCCCGCGCCACCCAGGACTTCAGCCTGGCCAGCGAGGAAAACGGCGTCCTGAAGAAGCGCCTCGACTACGCCAACGGAGAGGTGTCGCGCCTGGCCCGAGTCGAAGCCGAGCTGGAGACGCAGATCGCTTCCGAACGCGCCCGCGCCCTGGCCGACCAGACCGAAGCCACCCGCAACATCCGCGGCCTGGAAGGCCAGGTCGAAGCCGCCCGCTCCGACGCCGCCGCGCTGCAAGCCCGCTTCGAGACCGCGGTCGTCCGCGCCGACAAGCTGGAAGAACTCAACACCCAACTGTCGCAACGCCTCGGCGAGATTGGGGCCGCCCACCAGGCCGCCGAACGCCGCGCCAGCGAACTGCAGGTCGCGGTCGATCGCGCCCTGGAGCGCATCCGCAGCCTGGAAGAAGAAGCCGACGGCCTGCGCCATCGTCACGCCTCGCTCGACACCGCCCGCGCGGCGGCCATCGAGCGGGCCGACCAACTGGCCAAGACCGTCCAGGCCCAGGAAAAGGCGCTCAAGCGCGGCGAGGAACGTGCCGCTCAACTGCGCGCCCGCTTCGAGACCCTGCAGGCAGCCCAGGATCAGGCCGCCCGCGAACACGCCGAACGCGCCAGCGAAATGCAGAGCGAACTGGAGCGCATCCGCGCCGAAGCCGCCGTCAACAGCGGCGCCCTGGAATCGGCCCGCCGCGACCGCGCCCGCCTGCAGATGGCTCTGCTCGGAGGCGGCGATCAGGACGACGATCGCGCGGCTGGCTAA
- a CDS encoding M3 family metallopeptidase — protein MKRRTFLAASAATGMAVALAPTLSLAQTNPLTQPWTGPYGGVPAFDKAKVSDVKTALEIGMAENLKEIDAITANTAAPTFENTIVPLEDAGRTLSDVFTYWGIWGGNMSTPEFRAVQQEMSPVLAGFNDKINQNVALFKRVEAVYNSPDKAKLTPEQQRVTWLYYTNFVRSGAKLDMASKARIGEINKRLATLFSTFSNNLLADEETYIELTQADLAGLPDSLKDGAAASAKDRGLEGKWVIVNTRSSVDPYLTNATNRATREKVWRAFVNRGDNGDAHDNNKIITEILKLRVERAKLLGYKTHAHWRLENSMAKTPEAAMELMEAVWKPAIAQVAIDVAAMQQIVDAEKGGFKIAPWDYRFYEEKVRKAKYDLDMNEVKPYMQMEKLREGMFWAAGELYGFEFKQITNVPVYHPDVRVWEVNRGGKLVGLWYFDPYARQGKRSGAWMNAYRGQERFKSDIKTIVSNNSNFIKGAPGEPVLISWDDATTMFHEFGHALHGLNSDVTYPSVAGTAVARDYVEFPSQLNEHWLPTPEVLNKFAVHYKTGEPIPQALVDKIKAADKFGQGFGTTEYLASALIDMKLHLAGDVTIDPDAFEREELAKLNMPSELVMRHRTPQFGHIFSSDGYSAGYYSYLWADTITADVGEAFQEAPGGYYDKAVAKKLHDDIMSKGNSIDPAQQFRNFRGRDPKIGALMRDRGFPVPPGA, from the coding sequence TTGAAGCGTCGCACCTTCCTCGCCGCCAGCGCCGCCACCGGCATGGCGGTCGCCCTGGCCCCCACCCTGTCGCTGGCCCAGACCAACCCGCTGACCCAACCCTGGACCGGCCCCTATGGCGGGGTTCCCGCCTTCGACAAGGCCAAGGTTTCGGACGTGAAGACGGCCCTCGAGATCGGCATGGCCGAGAACCTCAAGGAGATCGACGCGATCACGGCCAACACCGCCGCGCCGACCTTCGAGAACACCATCGTTCCGCTGGAGGACGCCGGCCGCACCCTGAGCGACGTCTTCACCTACTGGGGCATCTGGGGCGGCAATATGAGCACGCCCGAATTCCGGGCCGTGCAGCAGGAAATGAGCCCGGTGCTGGCCGGCTTCAACGACAAGATCAACCAGAACGTGGCGCTCTTCAAACGCGTCGAGGCCGTCTACAACTCGCCGGACAAGGCCAAGCTGACGCCTGAGCAGCAGCGGGTGACCTGGCTTTACTACACCAACTTCGTGCGCTCCGGCGCCAAGCTGGACATGGCGTCCAAGGCCCGCATCGGCGAGATCAACAAGCGCCTGGCGACCCTGTTCTCGACCTTCAGCAACAACCTGCTGGCCGATGAAGAGACCTATATAGAGCTGACCCAGGCCGACCTCGCCGGACTGCCCGACAGCCTGAAGGACGGGGCCGCCGCCTCGGCCAAGGATCGCGGCCTTGAAGGCAAGTGGGTGATCGTCAACACCCGCTCCAGCGTCGATCCGTATCTGACCAACGCCACCAACCGCGCCACGCGCGAGAAGGTGTGGCGCGCGTTCGTCAACCGCGGCGACAACGGCGACGCGCACGACAACAACAAGATCATCACCGAGATCCTCAAGCTGCGCGTCGAGCGCGCCAAGCTGCTGGGCTACAAGACCCACGCCCACTGGCGTCTTGAGAACAGCATGGCCAAGACCCCCGAGGCGGCCATGGAGCTGATGGAGGCGGTGTGGAAGCCGGCCATCGCCCAGGTGGCCATCGACGTGGCCGCCATGCAGCAGATCGTCGATGCGGAAAAGGGCGGCTTCAAGATCGCGCCCTGGGACTATCGCTTCTACGAAGAGAAGGTCCGCAAGGCCAAGTACGACCTCGATATGAACGAGGTTAAGCCGTACATGCAGATGGAGAAGCTGCGCGAGGGCATGTTCTGGGCCGCGGGCGAGCTCTATGGCTTTGAGTTCAAGCAGATCACCAATGTGCCGGTCTATCATCCCGACGTCCGCGTCTGGGAGGTGAACCGCGGCGGCAAGCTGGTGGGCCTGTGGTACTTCGACCCCTACGCCCGTCAGGGCAAGCGGTCGGGCGCCTGGATGAACGCCTATCGCGGCCAGGAGCGGTTCAAGAGCGACATCAAGACGATCGTCTCCAACAACTCCAACTTCATCAAGGGCGCCCCCGGCGAGCCGGTGCTGATTTCGTGGGACGACGCCACCACCATGTTCCACGAGTTCGGCCACGCCCTTCACGGGCTGAACTCCGACGTGACCTATCCCAGCGTGGCGGGCACGGCGGTGGCGCGCGACTATGTGGAGTTCCCCAGCCAGCTGAACGAGCACTGGCTGCCCACGCCCGAAGTGCTCAACAAGTTCGCCGTCCACTACAAGACCGGCGAGCCGATCCCGCAGGCCCTGGTCGACAAGATCAAGGCCGCCGACAAGTTCGGCCAGGGCTTTGGCACCACCGAATATCTCGCCAGCGCCCTGATCGACATGAAGCTGCACCTGGCCGGCGACGTGACCATCGATCCGGACGCCTTCGAGCGCGAGGAACTGGCCAAGCTGAACATGCCCAGCGAACTGGTCATGCGTCACCGCACCCCGCAGTTTGGGCACATCTTCTCGTCCGACGGCTATTCGGCCGGCTACTACAGCTATCTGTGGGCCGACACGATCACCGCCGACGTGGGCGAGGCGTTCCAAGAAGCGCCGGGCGGCTACTACGACAAGGCCGTGGCCAAGAAGCTGCACGACGACATCATGTCCAAGGGCAACTCCATCGACCCGGCGCAGCAGTTCCGCAACTTCCGCGGACGCGATCCGAAGATCGGCGCCCTGATGCGCGACAGGGGCTTCCCGGTTCCGCCGGGCGCCTGA
- a CDS encoding LysR family transcriptional regulator, translating into MDWNDLRVFLAVARQGSALGAAVELAVNQTTVGRRLDALERALGLKLIERSQSGSRLTAAGEKLLPKAEKIEAEFAALSQQVSAFQRDLSGTLRLTLSDLSANMLMPALAEFRALYPEITVELIITDRFLDIAAGEADIAMRGTDRLEDSDLVARKLAQFEFAICCSRAYAARHGVPTAPEDLKDHILVGGEQEVANLPIVKWMFEQAPDAEVRCRSNSLGNMIMAVRNGLGVGPAPLLMMLEHPELVLCMTPEPPMMGGSWLVTRQDVKNTPRVRAFIDFFVPYFEGEMRKATEAYEASQRSA; encoded by the coding sequence ATGGACTGGAACGACCTGCGCGTCTTTCTGGCCGTGGCGCGGCAGGGCAGCGCGCTGGGGGCGGCCGTTGAACTTGCGGTGAACCAGACGACGGTTGGCCGTCGGCTGGATGCGCTGGAGCGCGCCCTAGGCCTGAAGCTGATCGAGCGCAGCCAGTCCGGCAGCCGCCTGACCGCGGCGGGCGAAAAGCTGCTGCCCAAGGCCGAGAAGATCGAAGCGGAGTTCGCGGCGCTGTCACAGCAGGTCAGCGCCTTCCAGCGCGACCTGTCGGGGACCTTGCGGCTTACGCTGTCGGACCTGTCGGCCAACATGCTGATGCCGGCCCTGGCGGAGTTCCGGGCGCTCTATCCGGAGATCACCGTCGAGCTGATCATCACTGACCGCTTCCTGGACATCGCGGCGGGCGAGGCGGACATCGCCATGCGCGGAACCGACAGACTGGAGGATTCCGATCTGGTGGCGCGCAAGCTGGCGCAGTTCGAATTCGCCATCTGCTGCAGCCGCGCCTATGCCGCGCGGCACGGCGTTCCTACGGCGCCGGAAGACCTGAAGGACCACATCCTGGTCGGTGGCGAGCAGGAGGTGGCGAACCTGCCGATCGTCAAATGGATGTTCGAACAGGCGCCGGACGCGGAGGTGCGCTGCCGCTCCAACAGCCTGGGCAACATGATCATGGCGGTGCGCAACGGCCTGGGCGTGGGGCCGGCCCCGCTGCTGATGATGCTCGAGCATCCGGAGCTGGTGCTGTGCATGACCCCCGAACCGCCGATGATGGGCGGCAGCTGGCTGGTCACGCGTCAGGACGTGAAGAACACGCCCCGGGTGCGCGCCTTCATCGACTTCTTCGTCCCCTATTTCGAGGGGGAGATGCGCAAGGCGACCGAGGCCTATGAGGCCAGCCAGCGTTCGGCCTAG
- a CDS encoding fasciclin domain-containing protein, which produces MKLDLRAATAALALTALSAVALPASAQMNHGDHKMVGGAAMYPNKTIVENASAASNLTTLVAAVKAAGLVDTLSGTGPFTVFAPTNAAFGKLPAGTVDTLVKPENKATLTKILTYHVVAGRMTAADIAAKAQASGGTATLTTVQGQTLTVGKSGMGWAVTDAKGGKAMISTADVMQSNGVVHVVDSVLMPQ; this is translated from the coding sequence ATGAAACTTGATCTTCGCGCCGCAACGGCCGCTCTGGCCCTGACCGCGCTGTCCGCAGTCGCACTACCCGCATCGGCCCAGATGAACCACGGCGATCACAAGATGGTCGGCGGGGCCGCCATGTATCCCAACAAGACGATCGTCGAGAACGCTTCGGCCGCCAGCAATCTCACCACCCTGGTCGCCGCGGTGAAGGCGGCGGGCCTGGTGGACACCCTTTCGGGGACCGGCCCGTTCACGGTCTTCGCGCCGACCAACGCCGCCTTCGGCAAGTTGCCCGCCGGAACGGTCGACACCCTGGTCAAGCCCGAGAACAAGGCCACCCTGACCAAGATCCTCACCTACCACGTGGTGGCCGGGCGCATGACGGCGGCCGACATCGCGGCCAAGGCCCAGGCGAGCGGCGGCACGGCCACCTTGACCACTGTCCAGGGCCAAACCCTGACGGTGGGCAAGTCCGGCATGGGCTGGGCGGTGACCGACGCCAAGGGCGGCAAGGCGATGATCTCCACCGCCGACGTCATGCAATCCAACGGCGTGGTTCACGTCGTCGACTCGGTTCTGATGCCGCAGTAG
- a CDS encoding glutathione S-transferase family protein, translating into MKLYSDPISTTSRPVLQFAAENGIELELVPVDMMSGGAQDPAYLRVNPNGIVPYLVDGNFSLGESSAILKYLADRVASPAYPIELQARARVNEALDWFSTNLHKDLCVFGVYMAVMPPEGIDASGVQALVTYGRTRAARWMAVLNDAMIGDRDFVCGDDITIADYLGATFVSFGEAGGFDLSPWPNVAAWMRRMRERPGFAPAYAPFYAWLAERARQTQGAAA; encoded by the coding sequence ATGAAACTCTATAGCGATCCAATCTCGACCACCTCGCGGCCGGTCCTTCAGTTCGCCGCCGAAAACGGGATCGAGCTCGAACTGGTCCCGGTCGACATGATGAGCGGCGGCGCCCAGGATCCGGCCTATCTGCGGGTCAATCCGAATGGCATCGTGCCCTATCTGGTCGATGGGAATTTCAGCCTCGGCGAAAGCTCGGCGATCCTGAAATATCTGGCCGACCGCGTCGCCTCGCCGGCCTATCCGATCGAGCTGCAGGCCCGCGCCCGGGTGAACGAGGCTCTGGATTGGTTCTCCACCAATCTGCACAAGGATCTGTGCGTCTTCGGCGTCTATATGGCCGTCATGCCGCCCGAGGGGATCGACGCCTCGGGCGTCCAGGCCCTGGTCACCTATGGCCGCACCCGCGCCGCCCGCTGGATGGCCGTGCTCAACGACGCCATGATCGGGGACCGGGACTTCGTCTGCGGCGACGACATCACCATCGCCGATTATCTGGGCGCGACCTTCGTCAGCTTTGGCGAGGCCGGCGGTTTTGACCTGTCGCCCTGGCCCAATGTCGCCGCCTGGATGCGGCGCATGCGCGAGCGCCCGGGCTTTGCTCCCGCCTACGCCCCCTTCTACGCCTGGCTGGCCGAGCGCGCTCGCCAAACCCAGGGAGCCGCTGCATGA
- a CDS encoding acetyl-CoA C-acetyltransferase produces the protein MAEALIIDACRTPRGVGKVGKGALADFHPQHLAATVLKAIADRNGLNTAEVDDIIWGTSTQRGKQGGDLGRMAALDAGYDIRASGVTLDRFCGSGITTVNLAAAQIMSGMEDLVIAGGTEMMSYTAATADRTAPPMMDAGNLRLRARHPQSHQGVCADAIATLEGIERQALDDLALLSQQRADHAIRNGHFDRALIPVYREDGALALDREEFPRPQTTREGLAELKAAFEVMAGVPLDEAGTTYAGLINQVYPDLKIRHVHHAGNSSGVVDGAAAVLLASPDYAARNGLKARARVIATANVGDSPTLMLNAPVPAALKALKKAGLTPDDIDLWEINEAFAVVAEKFIRDLKLDRDKVNVNGGAMALGHPIGATGSILIGTILDELERRDLKRGLVTMCAAGGMAPAIIIERV, from the coding sequence ATGGCTGAAGCTCTGATCATCGACGCGTGCCGCACGCCGCGCGGCGTCGGCAAGGTGGGGAAGGGCGCGCTCGCCGACTTCCATCCCCAGCACCTGGCCGCCACGGTCCTCAAGGCGATCGCCGACCGCAATGGTCTGAACACCGCCGAGGTGGACGACATCATCTGGGGGACTAGCACCCAGCGCGGCAAGCAGGGCGGGGACCTTGGCCGCATGGCCGCCCTCGACGCCGGCTACGACATCCGCGCCAGCGGCGTGACCCTGGACCGCTTCTGCGGCTCGGGCATCACCACGGTGAACCTGGCCGCCGCCCAGATCATGTCGGGCATGGAGGATCTGGTCATCGCCGGCGGCACGGAGATGATGAGCTACACCGCCGCCACCGCCGACCGGACCGCGCCGCCGATGATGGACGCCGGCAACCTGCGTCTGCGCGCCCGTCATCCGCAAAGCCACCAGGGCGTCTGCGCCGACGCCATCGCCACGCTGGAAGGGATCGAGCGCCAGGCTCTCGACGACCTGGCCCTGCTCAGCCAGCAACGCGCCGATCACGCCATCCGCAACGGCCATTTCGACCGCGCCCTGATCCCCGTCTATCGCGAGGACGGCGCGCTCGCCCTGGATCGCGAGGAGTTTCCCCGCCCCCAGACCACCCGCGAGGGTCTGGCCGAACTGAAAGCGGCTTTTGAGGTGATGGCCGGCGTGCCCCTCGACGAGGCGGGCACGACCTATGCCGGTCTGATCAACCAGGTCTATCCGGACCTGAAGATTCGCCACGTCCACCACGCGGGCAACTCCTCCGGCGTGGTCGATGGCGCGGCGGCGGTGCTGCTGGCCTCGCCTGACTACGCCGCCCGCAACGGCTTGAAGGCCCGAGCCCGCGTGATCGCCACCGCTAATGTCGGCGACAGCCCGACCCTGATGCTCAACGCCCCTGTGCCCGCCGCGCTCAAGGCTCTGAAGAAGGCCGGCCTGACCCCCGACGACATCGATCTTTGGGAGATCAACGAAGCCTTCGCCGTGGTGGCGGAAAAGTTCATCCGCGACCTCAAGCTCGACCGTGACAAGGTCAATGTGAACGGCGGCGCCATGGCCCTGGGTCACCCCATCGGCGCCACCGGCTCCATCCTGATCGGGACCATCCTGGACGAGCTTGAACGCCGGGATCTAAAGCGCGGCCTGGTGACCATGTGCGCCGCCGGCGGCATGGCGCCGGCCATCATCATCGAGCGGGTCTAG
- a CDS encoding VOC family protein, whose translation MREDGKIDYVELPGGKLPATKDFYNAAFGWTFTDYGPDYAAFEQGVDGGFHAQPDEEGARAQPLVILFAHDLEAMEAKVKAAGGTIAQPIFSFPGGRRFHFTDPAGNELAVWSDK comes from the coding sequence ATGCGTGAAGACGGCAAGATCGACTATGTGGAGCTGCCCGGCGGCAAGCTGCCGGCCACCAAGGATTTCTACAACGCCGCCTTCGGTTGGACCTTCACCGACTATGGACCCGACTACGCGGCTTTCGAGCAGGGCGTCGATGGCGGCTTTCATGCCCAGCCCGACGAGGAAGGCGCCCGCGCCCAGCCGCTGGTGATCCTGTTCGCCCATGACCTGGAGGCCATGGAGGCCAAGGTGAAGGCCGCCGGCGGGACCATCGCCCAGCCAATCTTCAGCTTTCCGGGCGGGCGGCGATTCCACTTCACCGATCCGGCCGGCAATGAGCTAGCGGTGTGGTCGGACAAGTAG